The segment TTACCCGCTGCGCGGCACTTCACATAAGTTAAATAGCCTGACGCCGATTCGCCGGCCAGAGGTGGTGCGTTGCAGATAGAGCGCGTCAAGACCTACATCCAGAATTTTGATGAGGTCCTTCAGGGGGGCATACCCAAGAACACGGTGGTGCTTATCACCGGCACCCCCGGCACCATGAAGTCCTCCATCGCATACAGCATACTCTATCACAACGCGCTGGAGAACGGCACCCGCTCGGTCTTCATGACCCTGGAGCAGTCCAGGGAGCACCTCATGCAGCAGATGGAGTGCATGGGCCTCGACGACAAGCGGGCCCAGGACTACATACAGGTGCTGGACCTGAGCCTCATCAGGAAGTCCCTGACCCAGCTCAGCGCCAAGGGGACCTGGATGCAGATCTTCAAGATGTACGCCGACAACCTCAAGCAGAGCTTCGACTACGACATACTGGTGGTCGACTCCCTGGACGTCCTGGAGATGGTCGCCCAGATGGAGGAGGACCGGCGCAACGAGCTGTTCTACCTCTTCGACTGGCTGAGGAACCTGGACGTAACCTCGCTGCTGATCTCCGAGACGACCCCGGACAACATCTTCGACCGGCGCAATGATGAAGGGTACCTCGCCGACGGAATAATCTCCGTCAAGCTCCAGGAGTTCGGCGAGACCGACGTGCAGAGGCGCATACGCTGCATCAAGCTGAGAAGCACCAACCACAAGACGGGCTACTTCTCCCTGCTGTTCACGGACGGCAGGTTCCGGGCCACCCAGGTCATATCCGAGTGACCCGGCCGCTCAAAGGTCCGCTGTCAGCTCTCAGCCGATCTGTCTGAGGTTCGAAGCGGTGTTCCTCAGGGACTTGGCGGCGGTGGCGAAGAACTCGTCGCCCCTTATGGTATCGCAGGTCCTGGCGG is part of the Methanomassiliicoccus luminyensis B10 genome and harbors:
- a CDS encoding RAD55 family ATPase, translating into MQIERVKTYIQNFDEVLQGGIPKNTVVLITGTPGTMKSSIAYSILYHNALENGTRSVFMTLEQSREHLMQQMECMGLDDKRAQDYIQVLDLSLIRKSLTQLSAKGTWMQIFKMYADNLKQSFDYDILVVDSLDVLEMVAQMEEDRRNELFYLFDWLRNLDVTSLLISETTPDNIFDRRNDEGYLADGIISVKLQEFGETDVQRRIRCIKLRSTNHKTGYFSLLFTDGRFRATQVISE